The following proteins are co-located in the Corynebacterium aquilae DSM 44791 genome:
- a CDS encoding PspC domain-containing protein encodes MSFPHSKWYRSKNNSLIAGVCAGVAEVYGTTAETVRIIYVIAALCGVPMVLVYLLQWMLYPTRPAKD; translated from the coding sequence ATGAGTTTTCCGCACAGCAAGTGGTATCGATCAAAAAACAATTCACTCATCGCAGGAGTGTGCGCCGGGGTGGCCGAAGTATACGGAACCACTGCCGAAACCGTCAGGATCATCTACGTCATCGCGGCGCTGTGTGGCGTGCCCATGGTGCTTGTCTACCTATTGCAGTGGATGTTGTATCCAACCCGGCCAGCAAAGGACTAA